Sequence from the Mixophyes fleayi isolate aMixFle1 chromosome 4, aMixFle1.hap1, whole genome shotgun sequence genome:
gatccagtgagatcgccccccctaccaggggcatgctgccgacagctgcacactgtgcaggtccgttcagcagtgacagtgtgctgcccggctgctctgattgtgttttaaacacaatcagagcagcgggacagcacactgtcactgctgaaaggacctgcacatactgtgcagccgccggcagccatAGACGTCAGAAagagggcggggcctaaatcccccctccTAAAATCACCCGGgataggacaaatgtctagatccgcccctgtttccACCTGACTCGTTCTTTAGGACACTATCCTATCCTTGTTCTTATCCTACCAGAACCAAACTTTTTCCAGAACCAAACTCATCactacaatatattttacatgcagcggcttgattttccttgcaaatcactcttccactgctgctccactcttctacattggttgccattttttacattttcaaatataaaatacttctactaacatacaaggccatcaacaaaactgaaccaacatacatctcctcacttgtctcaatatatcacccaactcgacacctctgttctgcacaagatctgcatctctcatccacactcgtTTCATccccccattcccggttacaggactttttttgggctgcacccactttgtagagGCTATTGCCAGCCTCTACACAGTTCACCCAGGACTTGCATGTGTTCGTTTTATACTCAATCAACCATCTGACTCCTGACACCctgaccaatattgctgtgtaactggatcatatagcccagtAAGCACTTTCTAcctatctggctggaccaatatgcagtttTTACCTATATATCAATATCTTGGTTGTATTAAATAATGTGGCatatcatattgtgacatatgtACTTAGTCTTCCACCatgttaattaaaaatgtatattttgaaatAATGGTTTCCAGATTTTTATGGAAGTTATTAATGAGTGAGCATTTATGGAAGGGATACCTTGCAACATGATGTATTTATTAGAAAACTGTAGCTATTCTTGAAGGGCATCAGATAAGCCTATAAAAAGTTGCTAGAAATAAAACCAGTAGTCACAAAGGACCTGATACAAGTCCGAACTCAACTTGCACTTAACTTGCATTTGAAAAAAGAGCACTGAATTTGTTgcaactgtattcaaatccaagcgtatctcaagatatgttttcaTTTGAATCTTGGTATATGTACATtctgcctacacagtacttgccTATATAGAAATGCAGAACAGagtacagtatatacacaacAAAAGGTCACAGAAGAGAGCAGTCAAACATTTTttgattattaaataaaataactactgtcatcagcataatcatttatattaatattacatttcaaatattatttttttcattttacattatttacataaataaaatgcgtattgtacatacaatgcatttaatggtctgtcttccttgcatacaaatgttctgtgCTAGCGGCACATAGACATAATTTTGTTACAGTCAACACTATCATTTGATATTTACATTATctctgtagtgggtgcaaatcaTACGTCAATAAACAAGCgcacttacgagaaacccaggtATTGAGTCAACCGCACCTGCGTTGGAACGTCCGTACTGTAAATGGCCTAGATTAGTCTGCCACTTCCCTGGCCCGTTCCtcctctcaagtcgtaggcagccgtaagtgtcatttgcattcggacatgtATTGCATATAATAgcagtccatttctgagcatgtgcagagctatttcctGCAAGATACGCCAAATGGACAtgtgtccgaacatgaatcaggcctataatcTCAGAATTAGTTTAACTCATTTGATGAAACTCATTAGGTCCAGATGTGTGAATATTTTCACCCATGAATATGTACAATATGATATATTTTGTACTTATACTATTATCTATTTCaacattttatcattattattattaccttttatttataggATGACACAAGggttctgcagtgccgtacaaagGGGGTTAAGACGtactacaaaatgacaaaattaagtaaatttgtgcatacatattacGTAATTAAAAcccacaaaattacataattacataagtAAAACACTAGGAGAAAGGGCTGTTTGTGAGAACTTACAATCATTTTTTACAATCACTGTGAAACACTAAAATGTCCTATTACTATTTAACAGACACTGTGCTTAAGCATGCAGTTTAATTTTGTCCTGGGACAACCACAACAGAAGTGATTTGCCTGGCAGACAGCGTAAAATGAGGATTATAAATGAATCATACCCATGGCTGCATTATCGGTATGATAAGCTACTTGCACTGAAAACAAATACACATTACTGTATGTGCTAGCTCAAAAAAGAGCTTCATTATCTGTTATCAGTCAAGcattttctatgtatatttaGTGATACATTTACTCTACAACATAATATTAATTAACATgataaatgcaaaacaaatagcTATACTGGATTAAAATGGAGTATGTATATCTTCCTTTAATGGTAGGCAATGATAGTCATTAATGTTTCATTTTTCTTTAGTGAACATGATTTGTATTCCTAAGAGCTACACGTTTGTCAGACTTAAAACTGAAATCATTTCTTATATctcacagcaaaacaaaccaaaGACATACTAGACATTAATGAAATTTTCCAATCTGTTCCGTGGAATATTCACTTTATTAAGTTTGTAGCTGCAACATTTTGCATGTTTCTtatgtattttacatgttttctACATCAGCTGAAGGGCGGGGAAGTGGGTGTGATATGGGCACACAACCCTATCATGATAAACAAATGTAATTACTGCTAATGTATAGATGACTCTTACAAGTGATTAAAGCAGTCTAAAATCAATCACTGTTTCTGTCACTCTTGTGCAGGAGTAGGTGTGTAGTGATTGGCCAGTAAATTACCAAATCACCATATGCCTCCTCCTGCCTATCTCATGGGAGGGATTAGAGATGTATGAAGGAGAGGAActggtgagggctttgtaggtgaaggTTTGCagcttgaattggattctggaggtaaTCGGCAGCCAGTGCAGGGATTTAACgcgtagctggtgcaaatgatacgactgaaaaacatgtaccttagagatgcccaaagcttgaatcaggtgCTGCTGTGCGCACTCACCtttactgtaaattcactatgtgcatacgtcccttctcctccccattcctcccatgaaatcgtaggctgttgtaagtgtcctttgtgcttgaataTGAATTGTGTTCACTGACGTATAGTTagtttctggacatgcgcagagtaatttaacacaaaatacggcaagtatcggcatttacgttccttaatgaatcaggccccatatgtgtcAGTGTATGCATCTTCCCCTGtaaatgtgtgtgtctgtttctttatttatatagcgttgcTTTTGTTTAGAAGCATGGAAGTACATTTTACAAGTTGTGTGTTTTTCCTTGTGCATTATTATGAATTCATGTTACTGTCATAAAGTGCAATTGAAAATACAAGTACATTCAATTGTAATTAGCATAgtttttgtgtggtgtgtttgtgtATGCAATGTTGCATAGAGTACAAAGGCATGTTTACTCTGTATAGTCTGTGTGTGAAGTGATACACTATTGGATTGGGTATAGGTGCAGGTGTTTCCAGCCAATGTCCCAGTTCAAGATTATTTCATCAGTACTTTCAGAGAGCCTTATAAGGAAGACAGCTGGAAAGAGAATAGgcaatatttataaaatgcatAATGCATTATACatgttaatgataataatacactGAGGATAACTGTGATGTGTAAAATACAGATGAAAGAAGATTTATTGACTGCTCTTATTAACGTTctcctattcatcatcatcatcaccatttatttatatagcgccactaattccgcaacgctgtacagagaactcactcacatcagtccctgtcccctaTTCCCATATATTATAATGTTTCAGTGTACTTTGCGTTAGGCTCAAAGTTTGATATTTTGGACCATTATTTTTAGTGTTCTCTGCTGAGGAAGGGAGATAATAGTGAACAGGTTGGGGACCAACTGAAGACTGCCTAAGCAGAAAGCAAAGCCCGGGGAAGATCTTTTGCAGACCAGCACATTATGGGACTTTTCTGGAAGAATGTAGCTGTTTATAAGGTAAATAAAAGGTGTGTCGGAGGGGTAACTTGAGAGAATACTATAACGTGTAGTGATTTAGTACAGTATGCAAACTGTGCATTGTGGTGCATGAGAAGAAAATGACTTAGAGATGTTCTTGCTCATTTAAAGAAGGGTTGATATGTGTTGTGCATTTTGTGCATCTGAATTTTCCCCATTGTGGTGTATGTTATCCAATGTTTCTTTCCTGACCCTGAGTTATCGCCTACTCGGTATTAACACCCCTGCCTGTCAATCGGGAAATTCGTTTGTAACCCACTACATTTGCAACACCTGTAGATATTATTAGTTAATTAATGTTCTTTGACTCATTTTCAGATTAGGATGTTCCTAACGCATGTGAAGTAACGGGGAATGCCTAACTAGGAAATCTCTTTTTACATAATGAATGATTCCACAAAAATGTGTAGAAAGGATAACTGAGTTAATATTAGATTGATATGTCCACTTTCTTGCTGGTTGTCATGTCTTCACTTTGCATTAGGACTCGACACACTTTAACAGGACTCAACATTCATCTGGACTCACTACAAGGGATATCATGGATTTTGGTAAGAAAATGTTTCTGTGCATAAAGTGTTTAATCAGAATGATTGCACAGTGACAGTATGTTAACACATTGTATGAAGATGGAATCTCCTCTGGCTGAACCCCATGAAGACCCTGCATTTGTTCTCTCCCCAGGACTCTTTGGTACTCTTATTGGGGAAAAAGAACATTACACATATAATTGCTGGTGTTACGGTTccacattttatttgattttatataatgaaataattttatGCCAGAACTTGTTTAATaaaatttattattttagtttgtttatgGTAGTTTTAAAGATCCGCCCTTTGGCTTTTCACTGTGTATTTCGGAACCAGCTCCTTTATAAGTTGCACATAGTCAGTTTTCTCTATACATGCTATGCACACTTCTCCCCAGTTGTCCAGTATCTTCCTCAGGTCTGCCACCTTCATCTTAGCCAGGTCCATGGAACTTAGATCTAATTCCTTCTCTGTAAGACAAATTACATGAGTGTAGAAAAACAGACTTTATGTTAGTGTAAGGCACTCTAACACTGGCCCAAACATCAATACAAATATTGCTAAATACAAGttgatttcatttgatttttctgatcacaaatatatacaagttcCCAAACAATGACTGTGTATTTCATATAACTAGCGCACATATGAGGTACCAGTATGCATGCAAACATCCTTGTCAAACTAAGCTTGCCAGCTCGAAATAGCTGTCTGCTGTGTTTTTCAATAGCTTTAGACTAGgcaagggagaaaaaaaatcagaagggAGTTGAAAAAGAACAATTTCTTAAGCAAAGACTGTCATGTTACACTGTTCatgtgtgtattctgcagtatCTATGGAACAGAGTAGTATGCAAAGTAGCACTCATGAATTAATGAAGGTaacaaaaatattatacatataatggATACAAACATATATGTGGCAAACACATCACCCTGCCTTATTTAAATGAAAGACATTTATAAAACACTTTTGTGACTTATTAATACTTATAAATCAGGGGAAAAGcaggaaatattaatttattgtcattcAATGCAAAAAggtgcattttaataaataaccccATCAGCCTCTGAAAAATAAGTTCTGGAAAAATAGTTTGGTCCTTTATCACCACCTTTTGACTATAAGTGGTACTGCATCAACTGTTTTTAGGTGCTTTATTTCACTGAGGCACCTGTTGTACTAGTATGTTCATCTAATTTTTGGCAGGACATGACAGGAAGAACACTGCAGCCAATCAGTGCATCTgtaaggctatatatatatatatatatattgtgagaggCAGTGTATTGTCCACTCATGTGATTATGTTGGTGAGGGCAGGCTGCATGTGATGGACACTATCATGGTGAAAGAAAGGCAATGGAGGGAAGCAGGTAGCCACAGACCAAGAAGGAAAAAGAAGCAGAGTTACCCAACAGCTGAGAACAGTGACTAGAAGCTTCAATCAAACAGGTGCAACTAAACTATAGTGTCAACTATATATCAACCATATATCAATTTAACTTGTTACGTATGTAAAAAGTAAAGacacaacacacagacacacacacaaacacccacgtatataattatatatatttttatatatatatatatatatatatatatatatatatatatatatatatatatatatacacacacacatacacatacatacacacactgcatttctTTGATTCTAAAGACACCATCGATTGTAACACGCACCCTAAGAATGATtcctatgtataaaataaaacgcTAAAGATGCATCCTCCATTCTAAGACACACCCCAGTTTTAGAGATGGTTATATGGGGAAAATGGTGCATCTTAGAATCGAGGCAATACGATATATGGAAAATGTAGGGgaattctatttttctatttcatagttttacaatcaaagcagtaggagacgtACTGTATAATATGCTGTCATTATGTATATGTTGCAAATAGTAGATATTGTAAATTTAGTTATGTTTTTATTCTCAGAGAGATAATTTTCGTAGGTGGattctattattttgtttttattttgttaagtatataaatattatgCATTTTCATAACTGCCAAGTTACACGATTAAACAACAAGCTCAGTTGACTGGAAAACAGAATTCTGACTTCACTAGGAATAACAACCTTGTCGCTATGTTATCGATAACAAAACTCATCTCCCCGGTTTCTGGGAATAATTCCGGACTCCGGGAACAGTAGACCACCCTCACAGATCTTGTAAAGGGGGACAGCCCTTAATGCCGTGACTCATGTTATCATATATTCTTACATATGGCTTCTACTGTGATAATGCACTTGCCCGTACAATACATACCATATCTCagttcacagatctgaaggtctATCTTTCTTAGTTTCTCACAGATTTTGTATGCTGGAACGTGTGCACTCATAGGACGAGTAACTTCACTTATAATTTTTGTTGCTGCGTCACTTGTGGCCCCTAAATAATAACACTTACAAAATACAGTGTTTGTATTAAACATACAGAACTTTCATTACAGAaaacagacaataaaataaattaat
This genomic interval carries:
- the CDNF gene encoding cerebral dopamine neurotrophic factor, with amino-acid sequence MKNAVNWLVLGLFWGFPVRVAAQAECEVCKEFLHKFYQSLLERNIDFTPAAIERELINTCRDATGKENRLCYYLGATSDAATKIISEVTRPMSAHVPAYKICEKLRKIDLQICELRYEKELDLSSMDLAKMKVADLRKILDNWGEVCIACIEKTDYVQLIKELVPKYTVKSQRADL